In the Arachis ipaensis cultivar K30076 chromosome B04, Araip1.1, whole genome shotgun sequence genome, TTTGTAATGAAGAAGCTGAGAATCCAAAAAGCACAAGCAACAATGATAACCCTGCAAATGGTTGACAAATCCTTGAGGCGGGCATATGGGCTAGTGGAGAACGTACTGGTCAAATAATAAACCATAGTAAAcaattttttcttgaaaaataatAAACCATAGTACAAAtctaaacaacaaaaaaataCTACAAGCTTATAACTATGTTACATCAATGTAGCAATATAAGTGTTAACAATGATCTACAATTGTACCTTTAAAAGTAGCCTACTAACTTTCATTTTTAGTAACTAATCTAATTATTTAAAAGTACATGAAGAAAGAAAATCACGAATCATGAATATACTAAAGAATCTAGAACTAGAAACTTGCTAACAAAGTGAATTAGTGAATAATCAAAACAGTGTCATAAAATGTTGAGTAAACTGAAAAGCTTCATAGTCACCAATTCATTGAAAAGGTCATGATGTTGTTCACAATGCCAATAACCACAATCAACAAACTTGATTTTTTCAGCGCCAAACGCCTCACTCAATTGCAATTCTCCATCCTTGTTTGATAATTTGTTGAAGGCAGCCGTTGAGAGCTCTTTAGTGCTATTTAACTGCTCACAAAGATCGTCAAGCTTCTGCTGCATGCTTGATAGCTGTATACTTGTGTATCTTCTGTACTTGAAAAATGATCCTTGAACCCTTTCTTAGAGAATAGCTTTACTATGAGAGGCAAAAAAGTTGGTGTAAGAGTTGAaagtttttgaatttaattttctattGGCCTGCAACATTCCAAATTTTTTATTAGATAAATGGACCTCAAGTCTTCGCGATATCCAAAGCAACTAGTgtataaaatttttaagaaacagATATTACCACGAGGATATGGTATAAGATTGTGACAAGTTGTGTCACATGGGTATGGATAGTCTATTTCCTTGCTTCTTTTTCTGCTAAAATACCAATCATCAACTACTTCTACAATTGTCTGTAAAAGACAGAATTTTAACAGTGTTACTGACTTAGAAAATTCACTAGTTGTGAGTGTAAAGATCACTAGTATTGTTCAGCCTATTTCCTTTGCTTTAAACTCTTATTTGTCCTATAACACTAAACGCATGTTTGGTGCAATTGATTACCACTAGCCTATTATCGTGTTAAACAATGTACAGTATAACAAAGTCTCATAGCAATTAATACCTTGTTTATTCTTGGGGAATCATCTTCAAACCACGTATCTTGTGATTCACTTTGGCAGTGAGCAAAACATGAGTTTATGAACATTCCTCCTCTTCCCAAATAGATTGCGAAAGGTCTAAAAGTTGCAAGCATGTCGAGCCTAAAAGCTGAACAAAATGCACTTAGTATAGTCAGCAAAATCGGTTTCAAACATGTATGAAGTAAAGTTTGTAGTTCTTTGACAAAAGAGTGAAAATACTAACACATCGGGGTGATTTCAAAAACTGAATGGTTAATATGACAATTGAAAGAGGAATCTTGTAATATGGCGATTTGGAGTGGTGTGCATGCTGCTGGGTCCAATTTGCACTTGTTCCAATGTCCATGCATATCTGCAGAAGGTGGCACCAATATATGATGGAACTGTTGACATGAGAAGTTTTATTCATCCTACATTCTACCAATGACATTAACTAAGATATATGCAAATATAGTCTACAAAATATATCCGGAATTCTTACTTGAAATACAACATAGGCTGAATTTAAGATAAAATAAGGAGTCAATATGTATCTCAACACATATTGTGGAAAGAAGCACTGCATGGAAACAGTGcaaaatgtcaaattcttgtgtAGTTTTCCTGAGCTAATGATGCAAGTTAATGGGAAAAGAATAAACACACTAAGTCTTGAATATAATACTACTGAAGGCACCGTCTACTGCTCGAGGAAGAATATATAGAAATGTTCATAAGTTATATAATACTACTTATCATAATCCAATGCATTACTTTAAATAAGGAACAAAAATTAATCCAGAAATCTTATCAAACAATAATAATCCAGCACTAGTATTTTCTATGGAACTAGTcacataaaataatatataatattcatatacaatATATATGTTTTTCATCAAATTAGGCACTATATAATTATGATCTGATATTGAAACAGTGGCAAGTGTTCTCATTCATACTCATATGAACAAGCCCCAGAAGAGGATATAGAAAATACAAACCTTGCCTTCCGAATTCAAAGACTCTAGGCTGCAAAAATTTTGGCCATCAAATGAAATTGCCACAGGCTCATAGATGCAATTTAAGACAAGGGATATTGCAAATTTATTGGTCGCTTTGCTGTGGCAGGAAGGACCTTATGCAGTGGATTATCATAGTTGAAGAAAGCAGAGAAGTGAATGTGGTCGTCCATCATCAGATTAGGATACTCAAAAGGATAATGTTGGTTGTTATCTTTTagtatcaaaataaaaaacaaacactTAAACACTTACAATGCATCAAACATCTTCAACAATGCATAGCTGAAGTATCAAAATCAATCATCAAATCATTGTGAGGGAAGCATAAGATTAATCTGCAAAATGTTTTCTCATGCAGATTTTAACttagataatttaataaaaaGTTACCTGGGTTGGTGAACCACCATGCAAATGTTCACTCCCtcaagtgtaacaccctaccatatagagtcttatgcttaagtcataattcagagatggcaaggtattacgacctctaaaaattaaaatttagtacatatagtagtgtgaataaagattataactaggagcctttgaagaaaaggggtaaaacaaaatcgcaactcgaaagcgcaacacttcgATCGAAAACGTAACGAATAAGGATAATCCAAcgtgagattatatatatacaaaggagtgtcaaaaacatgaatatcaaaactcataatCTAGTTgcaaagataaccggtccgagcgtAGCAATATATATACAAGTAAATAAAAtaggaaaaccccaaaggaaacccaaagggacataaatacagtgaacctattctccaaaaatcccctctaagaggagtcatcacagtttgtattatttaatggagataaaagtatctaagcatAACATATAACCCAAAAAATAGAGACccaagaacaaaggatcttcgctaatccagaagtctccagcatgcctcagcgagaaacctcacgtcctgcatatgaaaaccacaaaatccgcatgggtgagaaccggaggtttccagcatggtaacagttcccacatatataacatgtaatatcaggggaaagccgaaggcaatcctagaacttccaccagataaaatcaaagcttataaacaagctaaaccataaatggcaactgactaaagattcttcagtctaactagtACTTCCTGTTACAAATCCttcaaacctcccaaccaccaacaggagtataatatggcaaacacagttatatcagacaagagatatacaaataggaacagataagacatctagacaattagcaagtaatatgcaatcaattaggcaatctcaaacaaatcACGTATTATgcaatatgatgaatgcctgtccctaatggctgatgaaatcatctgtcggttatatagccaacctgacaagtcctggtagctaaccattggactgtccctctgtcgcgcatccccaactcactacaagaaaaagcaatatttgtaacaaaaaaaattgttacaaaaaatcaaaattttgaaacaaaaggattttgtaacaaaaaaaagagGCCGTTGCAGTATGttccgttacaaaaagtttttgtaacaaaaaatggaactgttacaattcaaagtgatattttgtaacaaatttttctgatacaaaaaaccagaagtcgttacaaaagtggtaacaaattttgatcttcaaggtatttttggtgacaatctattttttcctatcataaaattttgtttcaaaaaataacttgattttgtaacattttttttctttagttacaaaacactatttattttgtaataatttttttaatacaaattatacgcataattttctaaattatattattttttaattaattaatatattaactaatttactcagcaagtcaacattcatataatatataataacatagatagttcaagtatctttcatttaactaagattgttttataaatcttcaacacataaactttaaagtacaaactgacaagacacattgaagaactctaatgaactagatagatatataggacaagaaaaacaagaaattataaatctccaaaatataaactacaaattacaaactccATCATGTTCATACATCTTCTTTCTCATGGAGAAGCTTCTAATAAGTGACACACACCTGAAAAGACGACCAACAATAACAATATGATGTCAATTAATGCAATTCTAAAAAATTGTCTAGAAAATTTGAGCTTTACTATCTCTAGTACCTATAGTTTCAAATTGTTTAGTTAGCACAAACATGTGAGGAAATCACACAGCCAACATAACCAAACGGTTCAACTCAAATTAAACGAGACCTGCAACATTGAAAACAAGACACTTTGCTTTTAgttccttttttctctttttaatcgAATGAAtattcaacaacaacaaaaatttcaacaacaataaaattTCCATCATTCATTTTAATCAATCCAAAACAAGATATTGAACAagaaaaattcaattcaatttttatTAATCATTCATCCTTCTAACATATGCCCATACCTTACCTCCCAAGTCCCAGAACACAAGTTTCCTATTTGCAGCTTCAATACGATTGATATTCTACCCCACAGTTGGAATGATTCGATCAGGAGGAAGGCTTTCTATGTTTGAGTACACTGACTTCATCCTCTCCAACAAAGTCTGTAAAGTTAATGTATTCAGCAACTCAGGGAAACATAACGAAGTTCAACAATTTTGTAAAAAAATGGCATTCGAAATATGCAATACTGTTTTTCCAGCCTTGTCAATTCCCAGAATGAGTACGTGAGTAATAATGGAGCATTTATAAcaaaattcaactaaaaattttaataaataaattcagTTTATTGTATCTACCAAACAAGTTAATGTATCCTCTAATTTGACGACCTTCATCTAAGTTTTTGTAGGCATCCAACTCTTGTTATTTCAACTTCTTTTATACTAGTTACAAATGATTAAATAGACTAGTTCTATCATTAAATCACTCCTTGACCTTAACCTATTACGGATGTAAAGCAGCTTCTTGTTTCTTTATTCATGTATGTTAATAACATGAATGACAACAATCAAGAACAACCTAAGCAATTTGCAATTATATTTAGAGCATGTATGATATATTCCCTCCAGTTATTTAGCTTAGCAGAAGGCCCTAGTTGCCTTAAGGATGGTAAAAATTACAACACATACCTTATGTTTCAAATTTAAGTGGCACTTGCTAACCTGTATGACAAATACTTGGCTATATATATTATGTGATGACTTAATCTGTAAGTACTAAGTA is a window encoding:
- the LOC110271127 gene encoding pectin acetylesterase 9-like produces the protein MQCFFPQYVLRYILTPYFILNSAYVVFQFHHILVPPSADMHGHWNKCKLDPAACTPLQIAILQAFRLDMLATFRPFAIYLGRGGMFINSCFAHCQSESQDTWFEDDSPRINKVLIAMRLCYTVHCLTR